The Anopheles coluzzii chromosome 2, AcolN3, whole genome shotgun sequence genome window below encodes:
- the LOC120949786 gene encoding 2-oxoglutarate dehydrogenase complex component E1 isoform X2, which produces MHRARTALHMVNPMGQQNFGSFLLKKQASKLTTELVAASSVKLYNSAAAEPFLNGSSSNYIDDMYNAWLRDPASVHASWDAYFRNNSYAAPPSLAPVPKNHVPAAQYLGSSLPAVAGAGAAVGGRIDDKLIDDHLAVQAIIRSYQIRGHNVARLDPLGINSADLDDKTPPELLYSSYRFVHQRILECVSNEDRQLLLGMKEADMERVFKLPSTTFIGGKEKFLPLREILGRLEKAYCNKIGVEFMFINSLEQCNWIRERFETPNIMTYTNEEKRLILARLTRATGFEAFLAKKFSSEKRFGLEGCEIMIPAMKEVIDVSTRLGVESIIMGMPHRGRLNVLANVCRKPLHQIFTQFAGLEAADDGSGDVKYHLGTYIERLNRVTNKNIRLAVVANPSHLEAVDPVVQGKTRAEQFYRGDGEGKKVMSILLHGDAAFCGQGVVFETMHLSDLPDYTTHGTIHIVVNNQIGFTTDPRHSRSSPYCTDVARVVNAPIFHVNGDDPEAVMHVCKVAAEWRATFHKDVIIDIVSYRRNGHNEIDEPMFTQPLMYKKIRGTKPALDIYANQLITEGVVTAEEVKSVKDKYEKICEEAFEQAKIETHIKYKDWIDSPWSGFFEGKDPLKVAPTGVIEETLVHIGNRFSSPPPNAAEFVIHKGLLRVLAARKEMLENKTIDWALAEAMAFGSLLKEGIHVRLSGQDVERGTFSHRHHVLHHQTVDKATYRPLCHLYPDQAPYTVCNSSLSEFGVLGFELGYSMTNPNALVCWEAQFGDFNNTAQCIIDQFVSSGQAKWVRQSGLVMLLPHGMEGMGPEHSSARVERFLQMCSDDPDYFPPESEEFAIRQLHDINWIVANCSTPGNYFHLLRRQIALPFRKPLIVLTPKSLLRHPECRSNFSEMTDGTEFKRLIPDALTAENPNQVKRVIFCTGRVYYDLLKARRDRKLDHDIAISRIEQISPFPYDLVKAECAKYPNAELVWAQEEHKNQGCWTYVQPRFDTAINSTRDFSYVGRAVSASTATGTKATNIREFDVLLKDAMSIGKPPRRMPPTNGGGSLLPGRSSSNEKRETRKIKRVGFASFLF; this is translated from the exons ATGCATCGCGCAAGAACGGCTCTCCATATGGTGAACCCGATGGGTCAGCAGAACTTTGGCTCGTTTCTGCTCAAGAAACAAGCCTCCAAG ctgACCACGGAACTGGTTGCCGCCTCGTCCGTAAAGCTGTACAACTCCGCCGCAGCAGAACCATTCCTGAATGGTTCGTCGTCAAACTACATCGACGATATGTACAATGCGTGGCTTCGGGATCCGGCCTCCGTGCATGCG TCCTGGGATGCATATTTCCGCAACAATTCCTACGCAGCACCACCGAGCCTAGCGCCGGTGCCGAAGAATCATGTCCCCGCCGCACAGTATCTCGGCAGCTCGCTGCCAGCCGTGGCCGGCGCTGGCGCCGCCGTCGGTGGACGTATCGACGATAAGCTCATTGATGATCATCTTGCAGTGCAAGCCATCATTCGTAGCTATCAG ATCAGAGGGCATAATGTGGCCCGTCTTGACCCGCTCGGCATCAATAGTGCAGACCTGGACGATAAAACTCCACCGGAGTTGCTGTACTCGTCCTACCGTTTCG TACACCAACGGATCTTGGAGTGTGTAAGCAATGAAGAtcggcagctgctgctggggatGA AGGAAGCCGACATGGAGCGCGTCTTCAAGCTGCCGAGCACGACGTTCATCGGTGGCAAGGAAAAGTTCCTGCCGCTGCGCGAAATTCTCGGCCGGCTGGAGAAGGCGTACTGCAACAAAATCGGCGTCGAGTTCATGTTCATCAACTCGCTCGAGCAGTGCAACTGGATCCGCGAGCGCTTCGAAACGCCCAACATCATGACGTACACGAATGAGGAGAAGCGTCTCATCCTGGCCCGTCTGACGCGTGCGACCGGGTTCGAGGCGTTCCTGGCGAAGAAGTTCTCGTCCGAGAAGCGGTTCGGGCTGGAGGGCTGCGAGATCATGATTCCCGCGATGAAGGAGGTGATCGACGTGTCGACCCGGCTGGGCGTCGAGTCGATCATCATGGGCATGCCGCATCGTGGCCGCCTGAACGTGCTGGCCAACGTGTGCCGCAAGCCGCTGCACCAGATCTTTACGCAGTTCGCTGGTCTGGAGGCGGCCGATGAT GGCTCCGGTGATGTGAAGTACCATCTCGGCACGTACATCGAGCGTCTGAACCGTGTGACGAACAAGAACATTCGGCTGGCGGTCGTCGCCAACCCGTCCCATCTGGAGGCGGTCGATCCGGTGGTGCAGGGCAAGACGCGGGCGGAGCAGTTCTACCGCGGCGACGGTGAGGGCAAGAAGGTGATGTCGATCCTGCTGCACGGTGATGCTGCGTTCTGCGGCCAGGGTGTGGTGTTCGAGACGATGCACTTGTCCGACCTGCCCGACTACACCACGCACGGTACGATCCACATCGTGGTGAACAACCAGATCGGCTTCACGACCGATCCGCGCCACTCGCGCTCGTCGCCGTACTGTACGGATGTGGCGCGCGTCGTCAATGCGCCCATCTTCCACGTGAACGGTGACGATCCGGAGGCGGTGATGCACGTGTGCAAGGTGGCGGCCGAATGGCGTGCCACCTTCCACAAGGACGTGATCATCGACATCGTGAGCTACCGGCGCAACGGACACAACGAGATCGACGAGCCGATGTTCACGCAGCCGCTGATGTACAAGAAGATCCGCGGCACCAAGCCGGCGCTGGACATCTACGCCAACCAGCTGATCACCGAGGGTGTCGTGACGGCCGAGGAGGTGAAGAGCGTGAAGGACAAGTACGAGAAGATCTGCGAGGAGGCGTTCGAGCAGGCCAAGATCGAAACGCACATCAAGTACAAGGATTGGATCGATTCGCCGTGGTCGGGCTTCTTCGAGGGTAAGGACCCGCTGAAGGTGGCCCCGACCGGCGTGATCGAGGAGACGCTGGTGCACATTGGCAACCGGTTCTCGTCGCCACCGCCGAACGCGGCCGAGTTCGTCATCCACAAGGGTTTGCTGCGTGTGCTGGCCGCCCGCAAGGAGATGCTGGAGAACAAGACGATCGACTGGGCGCTGGCGGAAGCGATGGCGTTCGGCTCGCTGCTGAAGGAGGGCATCCACGTGCGCCTGTCCGGCCAGGACGTGGAGCGTGGCACCTTCTCGCACCGGCACCACGTGCTGCACCATCAGACGGTGGACAAGGCGACGTACCGGCCGCTGTGCCACCTGTACCCGGACCAGGCACCGTACACCGTCTGCAACAGCTCGCTGTCCGAGTTCGGTGTGCTCGGATTCGAGCTCGGCTACTCGATGACCAACCCGAACGCGCTCGTCTGCTGGGAGGCGCAGTTCGGCGACTTCAACAACACCGCGCAGTGCATTATCGACCAGTTCGTGTCGTCCGGCCAGGCGAAATGGGTGCGCCAGAGCGGtctggtgatgctgctgccccACGGCATGGAGGGCATGGGCCCGGAGCATTCGTCGGCCCGCGTCGAGCGGTTCCTGCAGATGTGCTCGGACGATCCCGACTACTTCCCGCCCGAGTCGGAGGAGTTTGCCATCCGGCAGCTGCACGACATCAACTGGATCGTGGCGAACTGCTCCACCCCCGGCAACTACTTCCATCTGCTGCGGCGCCAGATTGCGCTGCCGTTCCGCAAGCCGCTGATCGTGCTGACGCCCAAGTCGCTGCTGCGTCATCCGGAGTGCAGGAGCAACTTCAGCGAGATGACCGATGGAACTGAGTTCAAGCG ATTGATTCCGGATGCACTGACCGCCGAAAACCCGAACCAGGTGAAGCGTGTCATCTTCTGTACCGGCCGTGTGTACTACGACCTGCTGAAGGCGCGCCGTGACCGCAAGCTGGATCACGACATTGCTATCAGCCGCATTGAACAG ATTTCGCCCTTCCCGTACGATCTGGTGAAGGCCGAGTGCGCCAAATACCCGAACGCTGAGCTGGTCTGGGCCCAGGAGGAACACAAGAACCAGGGCTGCTGGACGTACGTGCAGCCGCGCTTCGACACCGCGATCAACTCGACCCGTGATTTCAG TTACGTTGGTCGTGCGGTGTCCGCCTCCACTGCCACCGGGACGAAAGCGACCAACATACGCGAGTTCGATGTGCTCCTGAAGGATGCGATGAGCATCGGAAAGCCGCCCCGACGGATGCCCCCGACGAATGGTGGCGGTTCGCTGCTGCCGGGCCGAAGCAGTTCGAATGAAAAGCGAGAAACGAGAAAAATCAAGCGCGtcgggtttgcttcgtttCTGTTTTAG
- the LOC120949786 gene encoding 2-oxoglutarate dehydrogenase complex component E1 isoform X4, producing the protein MHRARTALHMVNPMGQQNFGSFLLKKQASKLTTELVAASSVKLYNSAAAEPFLNGSSSNYIDDMYNAWLRDPASVHASWDAYFRNNSYAAPPSLAPVPKNHVPAAQYLGSSLPAVAGAGAAVGGRIDDKLIDDHLAVQAIIRSYQIRGHNVARLDPLGINSADLDDKTPPELLYSSYRFEEADMERVFKLPSTTFIGGKEKFLPLREILGRLEKAYCNKIGVEFMFINSLEQCNWIRERFETPNIMTYTNEEKRLILARLTRATGFEAFLAKKFSSEKRFGLEGCEIMIPAMKEVIDVSTRLGVESIIMGMPHRGRLNVLANVCRKPLHQIFTQFAGLEAADDGSGDVKYHLGTYIERLNRVTNKNIRLAVVANPSHLEAVDPVVQGKTRAEQFYRGDGEGKKVMSILLHGDAAFCGQGVVFETMHLSDLPDYTTHGTIHIVVNNQIGFTTDPRHSRSSPYCTDVARVVNAPIFHVNGDDPEAVMHVCKVAAEWRATFHKDVIIDIVSYRRNGHNEIDEPMFTQPLMYKKIRGTKPALDIYANQLITEGVVTAEEVKSVKDKYEKICEEAFEQAKIETHIKYKDWIDSPWSGFFEGKDPLKVAPTGVIEETLVHIGNRFSSPPPNAAEFVIHKGLLRVLAARKEMLENKTIDWALAEAMAFGSLLKEGIHVRLSGQDVERGTFSHRHHVLHHQTVDKATYRPLCHLYPDQAPYTVCNSSLSEFGVLGFELGYSMTNPNALVCWEAQFGDFNNTAQCIIDQFVSSGQAKWVRQSGLVMLLPHGMEGMGPEHSSARVERFLQMCSDDPDYFPPESEEFAIRQLHDINWIVANCSTPGNYFHLLRRQIALPFRKPLIVLTPKSLLRHPECRSNFSEMTDGTEFKRLIPDALTAENPNQVKRVIFCTGRVYYDLLKARRDRKLDHDIAISRIEQISPFPYDLVKAECAKYPNAELVWAQEEHKNQGCWTYVQPRFDTAINSTRDFSYVGRPCGASTATGSKAQHLKELKNLLDDAMAL; encoded by the exons ATGCATCGCGCAAGAACGGCTCTCCATATGGTGAACCCGATGGGTCAGCAGAACTTTGGCTCGTTTCTGCTCAAGAAACAAGCCTCCAAG ctgACCACGGAACTGGTTGCCGCCTCGTCCGTAAAGCTGTACAACTCCGCCGCAGCAGAACCATTCCTGAATGGTTCGTCGTCAAACTACATCGACGATATGTACAATGCGTGGCTTCGGGATCCGGCCTCCGTGCATGCG TCCTGGGATGCATATTTCCGCAACAATTCCTACGCAGCACCACCGAGCCTAGCGCCGGTGCCGAAGAATCATGTCCCCGCCGCACAGTATCTCGGCAGCTCGCTGCCAGCCGTGGCCGGCGCTGGCGCCGCCGTCGGTGGACGTATCGACGATAAGCTCATTGATGATCATCTTGCAGTGCAAGCCATCATTCGTAGCTATCAG ATCAGAGGGCATAATGTGGCCCGTCTTGACCCGCTCGGCATCAATAGTGCAGACCTGGACGATAAAACTCCACCGGAGTTGCTGTACTCGTCCTACCGTTTCG AGGAAGCCGACATGGAGCGCGTCTTCAAGCTGCCGAGCACGACGTTCATCGGTGGCAAGGAAAAGTTCCTGCCGCTGCGCGAAATTCTCGGCCGGCTGGAGAAGGCGTACTGCAACAAAATCGGCGTCGAGTTCATGTTCATCAACTCGCTCGAGCAGTGCAACTGGATCCGCGAGCGCTTCGAAACGCCCAACATCATGACGTACACGAATGAGGAGAAGCGTCTCATCCTGGCCCGTCTGACGCGTGCGACCGGGTTCGAGGCGTTCCTGGCGAAGAAGTTCTCGTCCGAGAAGCGGTTCGGGCTGGAGGGCTGCGAGATCATGATTCCCGCGATGAAGGAGGTGATCGACGTGTCGACCCGGCTGGGCGTCGAGTCGATCATCATGGGCATGCCGCATCGTGGCCGCCTGAACGTGCTGGCCAACGTGTGCCGCAAGCCGCTGCACCAGATCTTTACGCAGTTCGCTGGTCTGGAGGCGGCCGATGAT GGCTCCGGTGATGTGAAGTACCATCTCGGCACGTACATCGAGCGTCTGAACCGTGTGACGAACAAGAACATTCGGCTGGCGGTCGTCGCCAACCCGTCCCATCTGGAGGCGGTCGATCCGGTGGTGCAGGGCAAGACGCGGGCGGAGCAGTTCTACCGCGGCGACGGTGAGGGCAAGAAGGTGATGTCGATCCTGCTGCACGGTGATGCTGCGTTCTGCGGCCAGGGTGTGGTGTTCGAGACGATGCACTTGTCCGACCTGCCCGACTACACCACGCACGGTACGATCCACATCGTGGTGAACAACCAGATCGGCTTCACGACCGATCCGCGCCACTCGCGCTCGTCGCCGTACTGTACGGATGTGGCGCGCGTCGTCAATGCGCCCATCTTCCACGTGAACGGTGACGATCCGGAGGCGGTGATGCACGTGTGCAAGGTGGCGGCCGAATGGCGTGCCACCTTCCACAAGGACGTGATCATCGACATCGTGAGCTACCGGCGCAACGGACACAACGAGATCGACGAGCCGATGTTCACGCAGCCGCTGATGTACAAGAAGATCCGCGGCACCAAGCCGGCGCTGGACATCTACGCCAACCAGCTGATCACCGAGGGTGTCGTGACGGCCGAGGAGGTGAAGAGCGTGAAGGACAAGTACGAGAAGATCTGCGAGGAGGCGTTCGAGCAGGCCAAGATCGAAACGCACATCAAGTACAAGGATTGGATCGATTCGCCGTGGTCGGGCTTCTTCGAGGGTAAGGACCCGCTGAAGGTGGCCCCGACCGGCGTGATCGAGGAGACGCTGGTGCACATTGGCAACCGGTTCTCGTCGCCACCGCCGAACGCGGCCGAGTTCGTCATCCACAAGGGTTTGCTGCGTGTGCTGGCCGCCCGCAAGGAGATGCTGGAGAACAAGACGATCGACTGGGCGCTGGCGGAAGCGATGGCGTTCGGCTCGCTGCTGAAGGAGGGCATCCACGTGCGCCTGTCCGGCCAGGACGTGGAGCGTGGCACCTTCTCGCACCGGCACCACGTGCTGCACCATCAGACGGTGGACAAGGCGACGTACCGGCCGCTGTGCCACCTGTACCCGGACCAGGCACCGTACACCGTCTGCAACAGCTCGCTGTCCGAGTTCGGTGTGCTCGGATTCGAGCTCGGCTACTCGATGACCAACCCGAACGCGCTCGTCTGCTGGGAGGCGCAGTTCGGCGACTTCAACAACACCGCGCAGTGCATTATCGACCAGTTCGTGTCGTCCGGCCAGGCGAAATGGGTGCGCCAGAGCGGtctggtgatgctgctgccccACGGCATGGAGGGCATGGGCCCGGAGCATTCGTCGGCCCGCGTCGAGCGGTTCCTGCAGATGTGCTCGGACGATCCCGACTACTTCCCGCCCGAGTCGGAGGAGTTTGCCATCCGGCAGCTGCACGACATCAACTGGATCGTGGCGAACTGCTCCACCCCCGGCAACTACTTCCATCTGCTGCGGCGCCAGATTGCGCTGCCGTTCCGCAAGCCGCTGATCGTGCTGACGCCCAAGTCGCTGCTGCGTCATCCGGAGTGCAGGAGCAACTTCAGCGAGATGACCGATGGAACTGAGTTCAAGCG ATTGATTCCGGATGCACTGACCGCCGAAAACCCGAACCAGGTGAAGCGTGTCATCTTCTGTACCGGCCGTGTGTACTACGACCTGCTGAAGGCGCGCCGTGACCGCAAGCTGGATCACGACATTGCTATCAGCCGCATTGAACAG ATTTCGCCCTTCCCGTACGATCTGGTGAAGGCCGAGTGCGCCAAATACCCGAACGCTGAGCTGGTCTGGGCCCAGGAGGAACACAAGAACCAGGGCTGCTGGACGTACGTGCAGCCGCGCTTCGACACCGCGATCAACTCGACCCGTGATTTCAG CTATGTTGGACGTCCGTGTGGTGCATCTACTGCAACGGGCTCGAAGGCCCAACACTTGAAGGAATTGAAAAATCTGCTGGACGACGCGATGGCCTTGTAA
- the LOC120949786 gene encoding 2-oxoglutarate dehydrogenase complex component E1 isoform X3, whose product MHRARTALHMVNPMGQQNFGSFLLKKQASKLTTELVAASSVKLYNSAAAEPFLNGSSSNYIDDMYNAWLRDPASVHASWDAYFRNNSYAAPPSLAPVPKNHVPAAQYLGSSLPAVAGAGAAVGGRIDDKLIDDHLAVQAIIRSYQIRGHNVARLDPLGINSADLDDKTPPELLYSSYRFVHQRILECVSNEDRQLLLGMKEADMERVFKLPSTTFIGGKEKFLPLREILGRLEKAYCNKIGVEFMFINSLEQCNWIRERFETPNIMTYTNEEKRLILARLTRATGFEAFLAKKFSSEKRFGLEGCEIMIPAMKEVIDVSTRLGVESIIMGMPHRGRLNVLANVCRKPLHQIFTQFAGLEAADDGSGDVKYHLGTYIERLNRVTNKNIRLAVVANPSHLEAVDPVVQGKTRAEQFYRGDGEGKKVMSILLHGDAAFCGQGVVFETMHLSDLPDYTTHGTIHIVVNNQIGFTTDPRHSRSSPYCTDVARVVNAPIFHVNGDDPEAVMHVCKVAAEWRATFHKDVIIDIVSYRRNGHNEIDEPMFTQPLMYKKIRGTKPALDIYANQLITEGVVTAEEVKSVKDKYEKICEEAFEQAKIETHIKYKDWIDSPWSGFFEGKDPLKVAPTGVIEETLVHIGNRFSSPPPNAAEFVIHKGLLRVLAARKEMLENKTIDWALAEAMAFGSLLKEGIHVRLSGQDVERGTFSHRHHVLHHQTVDKATYRPLCHLYPDQAPYTVCNSSLSEFGVLGFELGYSMTNPNALVCWEAQFGDFNNTAQCIIDQFVSSGQAKWVRQSGLVMLLPHGMEGMGPEHSSARVERFLQMCSDDPDYFPPESEEFAIRQLHDINWIVANCSTPGNYFHLLRRQIALPFRKPLIVLTPKSLLRHPECRSNFSEMTDGTEFKRLIPDALTAENPNQVKRVIFCTGRVYYDLLKARRDRKLDHDIAISRIEQISPFPYDLVKAECAKYPNAELVWAQEEHKNQGCWTYVQPRFDTAINSTRDFSYVGRPCGASTATGSKAQHLKELKNLLDDAMAL is encoded by the exons ATGCATCGCGCAAGAACGGCTCTCCATATGGTGAACCCGATGGGTCAGCAGAACTTTGGCTCGTTTCTGCTCAAGAAACAAGCCTCCAAG ctgACCACGGAACTGGTTGCCGCCTCGTCCGTAAAGCTGTACAACTCCGCCGCAGCAGAACCATTCCTGAATGGTTCGTCGTCAAACTACATCGACGATATGTACAATGCGTGGCTTCGGGATCCGGCCTCCGTGCATGCG TCCTGGGATGCATATTTCCGCAACAATTCCTACGCAGCACCACCGAGCCTAGCGCCGGTGCCGAAGAATCATGTCCCCGCCGCACAGTATCTCGGCAGCTCGCTGCCAGCCGTGGCCGGCGCTGGCGCCGCCGTCGGTGGACGTATCGACGATAAGCTCATTGATGATCATCTTGCAGTGCAAGCCATCATTCGTAGCTATCAG ATCAGAGGGCATAATGTGGCCCGTCTTGACCCGCTCGGCATCAATAGTGCAGACCTGGACGATAAAACTCCACCGGAGTTGCTGTACTCGTCCTACCGTTTCG TACACCAACGGATCTTGGAGTGTGTAAGCAATGAAGAtcggcagctgctgctggggatGA AGGAAGCCGACATGGAGCGCGTCTTCAAGCTGCCGAGCACGACGTTCATCGGTGGCAAGGAAAAGTTCCTGCCGCTGCGCGAAATTCTCGGCCGGCTGGAGAAGGCGTACTGCAACAAAATCGGCGTCGAGTTCATGTTCATCAACTCGCTCGAGCAGTGCAACTGGATCCGCGAGCGCTTCGAAACGCCCAACATCATGACGTACACGAATGAGGAGAAGCGTCTCATCCTGGCCCGTCTGACGCGTGCGACCGGGTTCGAGGCGTTCCTGGCGAAGAAGTTCTCGTCCGAGAAGCGGTTCGGGCTGGAGGGCTGCGAGATCATGATTCCCGCGATGAAGGAGGTGATCGACGTGTCGACCCGGCTGGGCGTCGAGTCGATCATCATGGGCATGCCGCATCGTGGCCGCCTGAACGTGCTGGCCAACGTGTGCCGCAAGCCGCTGCACCAGATCTTTACGCAGTTCGCTGGTCTGGAGGCGGCCGATGAT GGCTCCGGTGATGTGAAGTACCATCTCGGCACGTACATCGAGCGTCTGAACCGTGTGACGAACAAGAACATTCGGCTGGCGGTCGTCGCCAACCCGTCCCATCTGGAGGCGGTCGATCCGGTGGTGCAGGGCAAGACGCGGGCGGAGCAGTTCTACCGCGGCGACGGTGAGGGCAAGAAGGTGATGTCGATCCTGCTGCACGGTGATGCTGCGTTCTGCGGCCAGGGTGTGGTGTTCGAGACGATGCACTTGTCCGACCTGCCCGACTACACCACGCACGGTACGATCCACATCGTGGTGAACAACCAGATCGGCTTCACGACCGATCCGCGCCACTCGCGCTCGTCGCCGTACTGTACGGATGTGGCGCGCGTCGTCAATGCGCCCATCTTCCACGTGAACGGTGACGATCCGGAGGCGGTGATGCACGTGTGCAAGGTGGCGGCCGAATGGCGTGCCACCTTCCACAAGGACGTGATCATCGACATCGTGAGCTACCGGCGCAACGGACACAACGAGATCGACGAGCCGATGTTCACGCAGCCGCTGATGTACAAGAAGATCCGCGGCACCAAGCCGGCGCTGGACATCTACGCCAACCAGCTGATCACCGAGGGTGTCGTGACGGCCGAGGAGGTGAAGAGCGTGAAGGACAAGTACGAGAAGATCTGCGAGGAGGCGTTCGAGCAGGCCAAGATCGAAACGCACATCAAGTACAAGGATTGGATCGATTCGCCGTGGTCGGGCTTCTTCGAGGGTAAGGACCCGCTGAAGGTGGCCCCGACCGGCGTGATCGAGGAGACGCTGGTGCACATTGGCAACCGGTTCTCGTCGCCACCGCCGAACGCGGCCGAGTTCGTCATCCACAAGGGTTTGCTGCGTGTGCTGGCCGCCCGCAAGGAGATGCTGGAGAACAAGACGATCGACTGGGCGCTGGCGGAAGCGATGGCGTTCGGCTCGCTGCTGAAGGAGGGCATCCACGTGCGCCTGTCCGGCCAGGACGTGGAGCGTGGCACCTTCTCGCACCGGCACCACGTGCTGCACCATCAGACGGTGGACAAGGCGACGTACCGGCCGCTGTGCCACCTGTACCCGGACCAGGCACCGTACACCGTCTGCAACAGCTCGCTGTCCGAGTTCGGTGTGCTCGGATTCGAGCTCGGCTACTCGATGACCAACCCGAACGCGCTCGTCTGCTGGGAGGCGCAGTTCGGCGACTTCAACAACACCGCGCAGTGCATTATCGACCAGTTCGTGTCGTCCGGCCAGGCGAAATGGGTGCGCCAGAGCGGtctggtgatgctgctgccccACGGCATGGAGGGCATGGGCCCGGAGCATTCGTCGGCCCGCGTCGAGCGGTTCCTGCAGATGTGCTCGGACGATCCCGACTACTTCCCGCCCGAGTCGGAGGAGTTTGCCATCCGGCAGCTGCACGACATCAACTGGATCGTGGCGAACTGCTCCACCCCCGGCAACTACTTCCATCTGCTGCGGCGCCAGATTGCGCTGCCGTTCCGCAAGCCGCTGATCGTGCTGACGCCCAAGTCGCTGCTGCGTCATCCGGAGTGCAGGAGCAACTTCAGCGAGATGACCGATGGAACTGAGTTCAAGCG ATTGATTCCGGATGCACTGACCGCCGAAAACCCGAACCAGGTGAAGCGTGTCATCTTCTGTACCGGCCGTGTGTACTACGACCTGCTGAAGGCGCGCCGTGACCGCAAGCTGGATCACGACATTGCTATCAGCCGCATTGAACAG ATTTCGCCCTTCCCGTACGATCTGGTGAAGGCCGAGTGCGCCAAATACCCGAACGCTGAGCTGGTCTGGGCCCAGGAGGAACACAAGAACCAGGGCTGCTGGACGTACGTGCAGCCGCGCTTCGACACCGCGATCAACTCGACCCGTGATTTCAG CTATGTTGGACGTCCGTGTGGTGCATCTACTGCAACGGGCTCGAAGGCCCAACACTTGAAGGAATTGAAAAATCTGCTGGACGACGCGATGGCCTTGTAA